From Glycine max cultivar Williams 82 chromosome 11, Glycine_max_v4.0, whole genome shotgun sequence, the proteins below share one genomic window:
- the LOC102663387 gene encoding uncharacterized protein — protein sequence MASTTPSADSASADEVTAKAVNKRYEGLVTVRTKAIKGKGAWYWPHLEPMLLHNTETGLPKAVKLRCSLCDAVFSASNPSRTASEHLKRGTCPNFNSAAKPISSVSPSSAVAAMALSPPSSPTNHNHRKRISSSYDAPSQQQQPNLVLSGGKDDLGALAMLEDSVKKLKSPKTSAGPTLTKSQVDSAFDYLADWVYESCGSVSFSALEHPKFRAFLNQVGLPTVSIREFTGSRLDAKFEEAKAYSEARIRDALFFQVASEGWKWKGKKYCEEKLVNMSVNLPNGTSLHRRTLFVTGSAPSNYAQEVMWETLTGICGNVVQQCVGIVADKFKNKALRNLENRNPWMVNLSCQYQGFNSLIKDFNKELPFFNTVTHNCLRLASFINFKSQVRSSFDMYQQQEYGHTWLLRMPLPSRQFEYFDTVYAMMEDVLSSVRALQLLLLNENFKMASIENPNAREVGDMIRDVGFWNDLEAVHSLVKLVKEMVKEIETERPLVGQCLPLWGELRARVKDWCSKFHVAEAAVEKVIEKRFKKNYHPAWAAAYILDPLYLVRDTSGKYLPPFNYLTPEQEKDVDKLITRLVSRDEAHIVLMELMKWRTQGLDPVYARAVQMKERDPVTGKMRLVNPQSSRLVWETYLTEFKSLGRVAVRLIFLHATSRGFKCNWSSWRWVCSQGNSRAALDRAHKLIFIAAHSKFERKDFSTDEEKNAELFSLANGEDDVLNEVFVETSSA from the coding sequence ATGGCGAGCACCACACCCTCTGCTGACTCAGCTTCAGCAGATGAAGTTACCGCAAAAGCCGTTAACAAGCGCTACGAAGGGCTGGTCACGGTTCGAACCAAAGCTATAAAGGGCAAAGGGGCTTGGTATTGGCCGCACCTGGAACCCATGTTGCTGCACAACACCGAAACGGGGCTCCCCAAAGCGGTCAAACTCAGGTGCTCCCTATGCGACGCCGTTTTCTCCGCTTCCAATCCTTCACGCACTGCTTCTGAGCATCTAAAGCGCGGAACCTGCCCCAATTTCAATTCCGCCGCCAAACCAATCTCCTCCGTGTCTCCCTCCTCCGCCGTCGCCGCCATGGCCTTGTCGCCTCCATCCTCTCCGACCAACCACAACCACCGCAAGAGAATTTCTTCTTCCTACGACGCGCCGTCGCAGCAACAACAGCCGAATTTGGTGTTATCCGGTGGAAAGGACGATTTGGGAGCTTTGGCTATGTTGGAAGACAGTgtgaagaaattaaagagtccGAAAACTTCAGCCGGTCCAACTCTAACCAAAAGTCAAGTCGATAGCGCCTTTGATTATCTCGCTGATTGGGTCTACGAGTCTTGTGGCTCTGTCTCTTTTTCCGCTCTTGAGCACCCCAAGTTCAGAGCGTTTCTCAACCAGGTCGGGTTGCCAACAGTTTCTATCAGAGAGTTCACTGGAAGTAGATTGGATGCCAAGTTTGAAGAAGCTAAAGCATATTCAGAAGCGCGAATCAGAGATGCTTTGTTCTTTCAAGTAGCGTCGGAGGGATGGAAATGGAAGGGGAAGAAGTATTGTGAGGAGAAGTTGGTTAACATGAGCGTGAATCTCCCCAATGGGACCAGTTTGCACAGAAGGACCTTGTTTGTCACCGGCTCTGCTCCTTCCAATTATGCACAAGAGGTTATGTGGGAGACACTAACCGGCATTTGTGGGAATGTCGTGCAACAATGTGTTGGTATTGTTGCGGACAAGTTTAAGAACAAGGCCTTGAGAAACTTGGAGAATCGAAACCCTTGGATGGTTAACCTTTCTTGTCAGTACCAAGGCTTCAATAGTTTGATCAAGGACTTCAACAAGGAACTCCCCTTTTTTAACACCGTTACACACAATTGTCTCAGGCTCGCCAGTTTCATCAATTTCAAGTCTCAGGTGAGGAGTAGTTTTGACATGTACCAACAGCAGGAGTACGGGCACACCTGGTTGCTCCGAATGCCATTGCCCTCTCGCCAGTTCGAGTATTTTGACACTGTGTATGCAATGATGGAGGATGTGTTGAGTTCGGTTCGTGCCTTGCAGTTGCTGCTGTTGAATGAGAACTTCAAAATGGCGTCAATTGAAAACCCGAATGCGAGGGAAGTTGGGGACATGATTCGAGATGTGGGGTTTTGGAATGATTTGGAGGCTGTGCATTCGTTGGTTAAATTGGTGAAGGAGATGGTTAAAGAGATTGAGACAGAGAGGCCTCTTGTAGGACAATGCCTTCCCCTTTGGGGAGAGTTAAGGGCAAGAGTGAAGGATTGGTGCTCCAAATTCCATGTTGCAGAAGCGGCAGTAGAGAAAGTCATTGAAAAACGGTTCAAGAAAAACTACCACCCTGCTTGGGCTGCTGCTTACATTCTTGACCCTCTTTATTTGGTTAGGGACACGAGTGGCAAGTACCTTCCACCGTTTAATTACTTGACGCCGGAACAGGAGAAAGACGTGGACAAGCTCATAACAAGGCTTGTGTCAAGGGATGAGGCTCATATTGTGTTAATGGAGCTAATGAAATGGAGAACGCAAGGGCTTGATCCTGTGTATGCTCGTGCTGTGCAGATGAAGGAAAGAGATCCTGTTACTGGGAAAATGAGGCTTGTGAATCCACAAAGTAGTAGACTTGTGTGGGAAACTTATCTCACCGAGTTTAAGTCCCTGGGAAGAGTTGCAGTTAGGCTGATTTTCCTTCATGCAACCTCGCGTGGTTTCAAATGTAATTGGTCTTCGTGGAGATGGGTGTGTAGCCAAGGAAACTCCAGAGCAGCACTCGATAGGGCGCACAAGTTGATATTTATTGCAGCTCATTCCAAATTCGAAAGAAAGGATTTTTCCACTGATGAAGAGAAGAATGCGGAGTTGTTTAGCTTGGCAAATGGTGAGGATGATGTGCTGAACGAGGTTTTTGTGGAGACATCCTCAGCGtga
- the PHR gene encoding CPD photolyase, translated as MASTASPMTVQAGRVRTLKEGSRGESGLGPVVYWMFRDQRVTDNWALIHAVAEANKANVPVAVVFNLFHTFLGAKSRHLGFMLRGLRQLCHRMQHSLQIPFFLFQGEAEETVPKFLRECGASLLVTDFSPLREVRRCKEEICKRVSDSVAVHEVDAHNVVPLWVASDKLEYSARTIRAKITKRLSDYLVDFPDIEVEPPAGKWVATENHSIDWDDLIADVLRRGAEVPEVDWCEPGEIAASEVLMGSKNGFLTKRLKGYSLDRNNPCHPNALSGLSPYLHFGQISAQRCALEARKRRNSHPQAIDAFLEELIVRRELADNYCFYQPHYDSLKGAWAWAQNTLTEHATDKREHIYTKEQLEKAQTADPLWNASQLEMVHYGKMHGFMRMYWAKKILEWTRGPEEALEISLYLNDKYELDGRDPNGYVGCMWSICGVHDQGWKERPIFGKIRYMNYAGCKRKFDVDKYIAYVNKLVRELKKRKAENLLSQKEKVVRSCDPED; from the exons ATGGCATCCACAGCGTCGCCGATGACGGTTCAGGCGGGTCGGGTTCGGACCCTGAAAGAAGGTTCTCGCGGAGAATCGGGTTTGGGTCCGGTCGTGTACTGGATGTTCAGAGACCAACGTGTGACAGACAATTGGGCTCTGATCCACGCTGTTGCTGAGGCCAACAAAGCCAACGTTCCCGTTGCCGTTGTTTTCAATCTCTTCCACACCTTTCTTGGCGCCAAATCCCGTCATTTAGGGTTCATGCTCAGGGGCTTGCGCCAATTGTGCCACCGTATGCAACACTCTCTTCAAATCCCCTTTTTCTTGTTCCAG GGAGAGGCAGAGGAGACAGTGCCAAAGTTTCTTAGAGAATGTGGAGCTTCACTTTTGGTGACGGATTTCTCACCTTTGCGGGAAGTACGGAGGTGTAAAGAAGAGATATGCAAGAGGGTAAGCGATTCGGTTGCTGTGCATGAAGTGGATGCTCACAACGTTGTGCCCCTTTGGGTTGCCTCTGATAAATTGGAGTACAGTGCTAGGACCATCAGGGCGAAGATAACCAAAAGGCTTTCTGACTATCTCGTTGATTTCCCTGACATTGAAGTTGAGCCACCAGCTGGGAAGTGGGTGGCTACTGAGAACCATTCCATTGACTGGGATGATCTCATTGCTGATGTGTTAAG GAGAGGAGCAGAGGTTCCTGAAGTTGATTGGTGTGAGCCAGGGGAAATTGCCGCAAGTGAAGTATTAATGGGAAGTAAAAATGGATTCTTGACTAAAAGGTTGAAAGGTTATTCCCTGGACCGCAACAACCCGTGCCACCCCAATGCGCTTTCTGGCTTATCTCCCTATTTGCACTTTGGACAGATATCTGCTCAGCGATGTGCTTTAGAAGCACGTAAGCGGCGAAATTCACATCCTCAA GCAATTGATGCTTTCTTGGAGGAGTTGATTGTGCGGAGAGAGCTTGCTGATAACTATTGCTTCTACCAGCCTCATTATGATTCATTAAAAGGAGCATGGGCATGGGCTCAGAACACCTTAACTGAACATGCCACTGATAAGCGAGAACATATTTACAC GAAGGAGCAGTTGGAGAAGGCACAGACAGCTGATCCT CTCTGGAATGCTTCTCAGCTGGAGATGGTTCACTATGGGAAAATGCATGGTTTTATGAG AATGTATTGGGCAAAGAAGATACTTGAGTGGACACGAGGACCTGAAGAAGCCCTTGAGATATCTTTGTATTTAAATGACAAG TATGAATTAGATGGGAGAGATCCAAATGGTTATGTTGGCTGCATGTGGTCAATATGTGGGGTTCATGATCAG GGTTGGAAAGAGCGGCCCATTTTTGGGAAAATTCGATACATGAACTATGCAGGctgcaaaagaaaatttgatgtCGATAAATACATTGCATATGTCAATAAATTAGTTCGTGAGCTCAAAAAGAGGAAGGCTGAAAACTTGCTATCTCAAAAGGAGAAAGTAGTTCGCAGTTGTGATCCTGAAGATTGA